The window TGCAGGCCCCGAGAATGACATAGCGGCGGAAATCGAGGTCGAGCTTCTTCTTCATCGTGGCTTTGACGTCGATCTCGGTCAGAATGCCGAACCCTTCCTTCTGCAGTTCACCCGTGACTTTCGCGATGGCCGCATCGTAGGCCAGGCCGGTCTTTGCTGAGTAACCGTAATTCGTCTTCTTCATTTCGTTCTCCCCTCGTTTCAGCGGGCGATACATGTGTTAAACGGGCCGATTGCAGCCAAACGGGCGCATCGCGATGCGCCCCTACATTCCAAACACGTGTAATCTCATCGGTCTATTCGCATGGTTCAATAGGATGCCAGGGCCGCGTTGAGATCATCGCGCAGATCATCAATGTGCTCGATGCCGACCGACAGACGGATCAGATCGTCTCCGATCCCACGTGATTCCCGAATGTCGCGTGGAATCGAGGCGTGGGTCATCAGTGCCGGGTGTTCAATGAGCGACTCCACCCCACCCAGCGACTCGGCCAGTGAGAAGATTCTGGTCGATGCGCAGACCTTGCGCGCCTCGGTCTCGCCGCCATCGAGATGAAAGGAGATGAGCGAGCCGAATCCGGTCATTTGCGCCTTCGCCCGCTGATGGTGCGGATCCTCCGGCAACCCAGGATAGAGAACGCGTTTGACGCGGCGGTGTTCCGCCAGGAAGCGAGCCAACGCCATGGCATTGGCCTCGTGTGCCCGCATCCGCACTCCGAGCGTCTTCAATCCCCGCAGCACGATCCAGCAGTCCATCGGGCCGGGGATGGCACCGATGGCGTTCTGTGCGAACGACAATCGCTCGAAGATGTGGTCATCAGCGGTCACCGCCGCACCGCCGACGACGTCGGAATGTCCGCCGAGGAATTTTGTTGTGGAGTGGACGACAAGATCGGCTCCGAGCTCAAGGGGGCGCTGAAAGTAGGGTGACGCGAAGGTGTTGTCGACGACCAGCATCAGGCGATGCTCTCGTGCCAAAGCCGCGGCCGCGCGCAGATCAGTGACCTTTAGCAGTGGATTGGAGGGTGTCTCCAACCACAGCATACGCGTCGTTGGTTTGATCGCCCGCCTCACCTGATCCAGATCGGTGGTGTCCACAAAGGTGAAGTCGAGACCCCACGGTCGGAAGATCTTCTCGAAGACCCGATACGTGCCGCCGTAAACATCGTCGCCGGAGACCACGTGGTCGCCCTTCTGCAACAGCGACATCGTCGTTGAGACCGCCGCCATACCGGAGGCAAACGCCAGACCGTACCGCGCACCCTCCAACGCGGCGAGGCAGTCCTCCAACGCCTTGCGCGTGGGGTTATGTGTTCGGGAGTATTCGTACCCTTTATGATCACCGATGGCGCGCTGCGCATAAGTGGCGGTCTGGAAGATCGGCACGACGATCGCGCCGGTCTGCGGCTCCGGTGCCTGCCCGGCGTGGATGGCAAGTGTCTCGAAACGCATGGGGTACCTCAGTTAGTCACTATCGCAAGTAGACACGTGATTCAGATATCCTGAGTGACCGTTCCCTCATCCGACGGAGGGAGAGGTTGTCACTGCCACTCTGCCGTTCGAAGGGCTTGGGGTGAAGGCATTGTCCCGTGTGCTCATCCGGTTGGACAGTCTATGACTTGAACGTCCTTGCCAGGTAATCCAACAGATCGATCCGGGTGACAACACCGCGGATCGCGGCGGCCTCCAGGACAACGACCATCTCGTGCCTGCCGGAAGAGAACACCTCCGCGACGTCCCCCAACGAGGTATCCGGGGTGACGGTCCGTACCGGGTGCCGGGGAACCTGTGCCACTGGTTCGGCAACCCGATGTCCGCCCGACATCATGTGCTTTAGCAGGTCGGCTTCGGTGATCACGCCGACCAACGTACCGTTGTCCAAGACCGGCAACTGCGAAATGTCGTGCGCCTTCAGCTTCTCGACGACTCTGAACACCGGCTCAGCAGCATCGGCAGTCACCACAACGGCCGGTCGTCCGGCCAACAGGTCGCGCACGGTGCCGAGCTTGGGCTGCTCATCGAGAAAGCCGTTGTCGCGCATCCACTCATCGGAGTAGATCTTGGAGAGATAGCGCGAGCCCGAGTCGGGGAGGATCGTCACCGGGCAACGAAACTCCGGATGATCTTTCAGGTACTTGAGGGCGCCGGCGACCGCGCCTCCCGATGATCCGCCGGCGAAGAGTCCCTCCTCCGTCGTGAGCCGACGGGCCATGAGAAAGCACTCCCGGTCGTTGACCTGCACCATGTCGTCCACGACGGAGAAGTCCATCGCCCCGGTGAGCATGTCCTCGCCGATCCCTTCGACCTTGTAGACTTTGGGCTCGCCGAGCGTGCGGTCCTTGAACCAGCCGTAGAACAACGAGCCCTCGGGATCGACGGCCACGATCGTGATCCTGGGGTTCTTCTCTTTGAGGAATCGACCCGCCCCCGATAATGTGCCGCCGGTGCCTATGCCGGCGATGAGGCAGTCGATCAAGCCTTCCGTTTGATCCCAGATCTCCGGCCCGGTCGTGGCATAGTGGGATTCTATATTATCCGGATTGTGATATTGGTTCAGGTAGAATGCCCCGGGTGTTTCGCGGGCAATGCGCTTGGCGGTCTCGTAGTACGACTCCGGAGAATCGGCGGGGACATTGGTCGGCGTGATGACCACACGGGCGCCGAAGGCCTTCAGGAGATTGACCTTCTCAGTCGACATCTTGTCGGGCATGGTGAAGACCGCTTTGTACCCACGCACGGCGGCGACCATCGCCACGCCGACGCCGGTGTTCCCGGACGTGTTTTCCACGATGGTTCCACCCGGCTTCAGCAACCCCTCTTTCTCTGCCTTGTCTATGATGTAGATCGCCATGCGGTCCTTGATCGAACCGCCGGGATTGGTGAACTCCACCTTGGCCCAGAGCGGCACAAGGAGGGCGGCCCCGATCCGCCGCAGGGGGACCATGGGAGTTCCCCCGACGGCGGCGAGGATACTGTCCAATCTGCGATCAGTCATGTAACCAGATCTCCGTGTTCCATCGTCGACACGCCCCCAAGAACCTCAAATAACCGCCGCCGCCGGTCGAAAGTCAACCGTTGCAGTCCGGCTTGCGTTCACGGGCGACGCGGCGAACCCATGCGTAGGTCAGGAGCCCTGCGCTCCTGACAACCCGGTCAGGATCAGGACGGCCGCAGGAGCACAGGGCTCCCGCGCTACGAGAATCGCATCCAAGAGGTCGGAGTTGCACGACACAAAACAGAAAACCCCCGACAAGGTCGGGGGTTCCTGACAATCACAGCCACGATCGCTCAACGCCGGTTCTTCAACTTGAAGTCGACTTTGTAGGTGACCCAGATCGCCACGGGACGGCCGTTTTGGATCGCCGGTTTGTAGGCGCACTTGTAGGCCGCTTCGACCGCCGCCTCATCGAATCCCACGTTGCTCCCGGATGACTTGGCGACCCTCGCTTCCCTCACCTTGCCTTCCTTGTCGACCAGCGCCATCACCCAGACGGTGGCCTCCTTGCCGGTGAGTTCGGCGACCTGTGGGTAGACCGGCGACTCCTCCTTGATGCGGACCGGCTGCTCCTGCACGGCGACGAACTCATCCGGAGTCGGGAAATACTCCTCCAAGGGGATGTCAACGACAACAGAATCGGAACCGCCACCTGTCGGGGAAGCTTGGACAATGGGCGCCGCAATCTCCGCCATTTCATCCCGTGTGGCGAAACGCACGTTGTCCTGGACTTCCTCGTCGGCGACGGGAGTGGGGATACCGATGGACGGCGGCGCGATGTTCGGCTCGGCCACATTGACCTGCGGCTTGGCCGCGGTCATCGACGGCGGCGGGGCGATATCCGACAGGGATTTGATGACGACGACCCTAGCGCTGGAAAAGTCCTCGCCGCGCGATTTGAGGTACTGATAGAACAGCATCCCTCCGATGATGACCAAGTGGATCGCGGCCGCGATCAGGACCCCGAGAAGCATGTTCTTCTGGTAGCTCTTCTTGAGCTCATACGCCCCGTACCAGGTCGGGGCGACGGTTGACGTCGGACTGCTCATGGCGTCGTCCCCTCCTCTGTGGCTTCGGACTCCCCGGTGGCGGCGGCGATCGTCTTGGTGTCCAGCCGGGTCCAGGGAGCCAGCGAAAACCGATAGGAAAACTCCGGTTCATCGGCGGGCAGCTGCCCGCGTGCCTTGGCGGCCTTCTGGGCCTCTTTGAAACGATATTCGACGATTTCGATGCGGTCGAGAATCTGGACCATGCGGGAGTACCGGGCCCCCTTGTTGATCTTGACGAGCGTGACGACCTCGGGAATCTCCCGGACCTTGTCCTCCAGCAGCTTGGGCAGGGCCGACAATTCGACTGGCTGCGGCGTTTCCTTGGCGATATTCCAGAAGATCCGGTCCTTGGCGTCGACGCGCAGGGTCAGGACGCGCGACTCCTTGGCCTTGGTCTCTTCCTTGGAGGGCGGCAGGTTGATCTCCATCGCCTGCGGCTGGGCAAAGATCGTCGCCACCATGTAGAAAATCAGAAGCAGGAAGGCGATGTCGACCATCGGCGTCATGTCGATGCGGATACCCAGCCGCCGCTTCGGACGACGCAAGCCCTTCTTCTTCCCTGCCGCTTTGGGTTCGCCTACATCAACCGCGCCCATGGCTGTGTGCCTTTCCCGCCGTCAGGCGGCGCTGCGCATTCTGAAGCTCTCGTCCCACTGTATTCAACCCGCCCCAACGCGCGCGGTTCCCACGCCCGCGTTCAGCCCCCCGTTCGCGACAGCGTCTGATCGAGATCCGTCACGACCTGGAAACTGGTGAGGTTCTGCTCCTGCATCGAGT of the Candidatus Zixiibacteriota bacterium genome contains:
- a CDS encoding cystathionine gamma-synthase — translated: MRFETLAIHAGQAPEPQTGAIVVPIFQTATYAQRAIGDHKGYEYSRTHNPTRKALEDCLAALEGARYGLAFASGMAAVSTTMSLLQKGDHVVSGDDVYGGTYRVFEKIFRPWGLDFTFVDTTDLDQVRRAIKPTTRMLWLETPSNPLLKVTDLRAAAALAREHRLMLVVDNTFASPYFQRPLELGADLVVHSTTKFLGGHSDVVGGAAVTADDHIFERLSFAQNAIGAIPGPMDCWIVLRGLKTLGVRMRAHEANAMALARFLAEHRRVKRVLYPGLPEDPHHQRAKAQMTGFGSLISFHLDGGETEARKVCASTRIFSLAESLGGVESLIEHPALMTHASIPRDIRESRGIGDDLIRLSVGIEHIDDLRDDLNAALASY
- a CDS encoding biopolymer transporter ExbD codes for the protein MGAVDVGEPKAAGKKKGLRRPKRRLGIRIDMTPMVDIAFLLLIFYMVATIFAQPQAMEINLPPSKEETKAKESRVLTLRVDAKDRIFWNIAKETPQPVELSALPKLLEDKVREIPEVVTLVKINKGARYSRMVQILDRIEIVEYRFKEAQKAAKARGQLPADEPEFSYRFSLAPWTRLDTKTIAAATGESEATEEGTTP
- a CDS encoding DUF302 domain-containing protein: MKKTNYGYSAKTGLAYDAAIAKVTGELQKEGFGILTEIDVKATMKKKLDLDFRRYVILGAC
- a CDS encoding TonB family protein; protein product: MSSPTSTVAPTWYGAYELKKSYQKNMLLGVLIAAAIHLVIIGGMLFYQYLKSRGEDFSSARVVVIKSLSDIAPPPSMTAAKPQVNVAEPNIAPPSIGIPTPVADEEVQDNVRFATRDEMAEIAAPIVQASPTGGGSDSVVVDIPLEEYFPTPDEFVAVQEQPVRIKEESPVYPQVAELTGKEATVWVMALVDKEGKVREARVAKSSGSNVGFDEAAVEAAYKCAYKPAIQNGRPVAIWVTYKVDFKLKNRR
- a CDS encoding pyridoxal-phosphate dependent enzyme — protein: MTDRRLDSILAAVGGTPMVPLRRIGAALLVPLWAKVEFTNPGGSIKDRMAIYIIDKAEKEGLLKPGGTIVENTSGNTGVGVAMVAAVRGYKAVFTMPDKMSTEKVNLLKAFGARVVITPTNVPADSPESYYETAKRIARETPGAFYLNQYHNPDNIESHYATTGPEIWDQTEGLIDCLIAGIGTGGTLSGAGRFLKEKNPRITIVAVDPEGSLFYGWFKDRTLGEPKVYKVEGIGEDMLTGAMDFSVVDDMVQVNDRECFLMARRLTTEEGLFAGGSSGGAVAGALKYLKDHPEFRCPVTILPDSGSRYLSKIYSDEWMRDNGFLDEQPKLGTVRDLLAGRPAVVVTADAAEPVFRVVEKLKAHDISQLPVLDNGTLVGVITEADLLKHMMSGGHRVAEPVAQVPRHPVRTVTPDTSLGDVAEVFSSGRHEMVVVLEAAAIRGVVTRIDLLDYLARTFKS